A DNA window from Vigna unguiculata cultivar IT97K-499-35 chromosome 10, ASM411807v1, whole genome shotgun sequence contains the following coding sequences:
- the LOC114166337 gene encoding protein IQ-DOMAIN 1-like, with translation MRTEEKRKVFVSVCVLSLFIHLFLSANISNFKTLLLLFLLLLVISQLSQATAPASNSNSLQSPLGVTTLSFAKKVFFSQMGGSGRWLKSLISLRKPSATDQEKGGDKSKRKWKLWRGTSEGFGIGSSLQKGQSGGGSFVVDDGAFAAALAAVVRTPLKDFMVIKQEWAAIRIQAVFRGFLARRALRALRAVVRLQAIFRGWQVRKQAAVTLRCMQALVRVQARVKARNVGKGVGEPCNEADPVQQAEQGWCNIPGTAEEVKAKLQMRLEGAVKRDRTKAYSQSKQKSTVSASPNSKGARAVIPPLKHRSLDSKSSGWGMLDRWMDAKPWESRSMVDMYLDSSDMTPAVTSKSDHFVLPLNSDQQNGSVKARRNGVTTRISAKSLTTSQSTPSSSSISSECMYDDSPLSTSCTSESPPVTSTNNVIVDTTEEGNVCKPSYMNLTASTKAKLKPYRCFSQNSKRIFMDDCVSLSGVTRSSSGSYPSANMWKNIYATPLRTCYQKQYTMEDK, from the exons ATGAGAACAGAAGAAAAGCGAAAAGTCTTCGTATCCGTTTGTGTACTTTCTCTGTTCATTCACCTTTTTCTTTCCGCaaacatttcaaatttcaaaacactTCTTCTACTTTTTCTTCTGCTTCTCGTTATATCTCAATTAAGCCAAGCAACAGCACCAGCTTCAAACTCAAACTCACTTCAAAGTCCACTTGGTGTTACCACCTTGTCATTTGCAAAAAAAGTGTTCTTTTCTCAAATGGGTGGTTCTGGGAGATGGCTTAAGTCGCTCATTTCGCTCAGGAAGCCATCGGCAACTGATCAA GAGAAGGGTGGTGACAAGAGTAAGAGAAAGTGGAAGTTATGGAGGGGCACTTCAGAAGGGTTTGGGATTGGATCATCCTTGCAGAAGGGGCAGAGTGGTGGTGGGTCCTTTGTGGTGGATGATGGGGCATTTGCTGCAGCTTTGGCTGCTGTGGTAAGAACTCCACTCAAAGATTTCATGGTCATCAAGCAGGAATGGGCTGCCATTCGAATCCAGGCAGTGTTTCGTGGTTTCTTG GCAAGACGAGCTTTGAGGGCCCTGAGGGCAGTGGTGAGGTTGCAAGCTATATTTCGTGGTTGGCAAGTGAGGAAGCAAGCAGCTGTTACTCTAAGATGTATGCAGGCTCTTGTGCGAGTTCAAGCGCGTGTCAAGGCAAGGAATGTGGGGAAAGGTGTCGGTGAGCCCTGCAATGAAGCTGACCCTGTTCAGCAAGCTGAG CAAGGATGGTGTAATATTCCAGGAACTGCGGAAGAAGTTAAAGCAAAATTACAGATGAGGCTGGAAGGAGCAGTTAAGAGGGATAGGACAAAGGCATACTCTCAGTCTAAGCAG AAATCAACAGTGAGTGCTAGTCCAAACTCAAAAGGTGCTAGGGCAGTGATTCCTCCTCTCAAGCACCGTAGTCTAGATAGTAAGAGCTCAGGATGGGGCATGTTAGATCGGTGGATGGATGCAAAACCATGGGAGAGCAGGTCGATGGTAGACATGTATTTGGACTCATCTGACATGACTCCAGCAGTGACTAGTAAAAGTGATCATTTTGTTCTTCCCTTGAATTCGGATCAACAAAATGGCTCAGTCAAAGCAAGAAGGAATGGTGTGACAACCAGGATTTCAGCTAAGTCACTTACGACTAGTCAATCAACTCCATCATCTTCATCCATAAGCTCTGAATGCATGTATGATGATAGCCCTTTGTCAACTTCATGCACATCTGAATCACCACCGGTGACATCTACCAACAATGTTATAGTGGACACAACAGAGGAAGGAAATGTTTGTAAACCAAGCTACATGAATCTGACAGCATCAACCAAAGCTAAATTGAAACCCTATAGGTGCTTTTCTCAGAATTCTAAGAGAATTTTTATGGATGATTGTGTGTCACTCAGCGGAGTTACTAGAAGCAGTTCTGGTTCCTACCCTTCTGCTAATATGTGGAAGAATATCTATGCAACACCTTTAAGGACTTGTTATCAAAAGCAATATACAATGGAAGATAAGTAG